The following coding sequences lie in one Rutidosis leptorrhynchoides isolate AG116_Rl617_1_P2 chromosome 4, CSIRO_AGI_Rlap_v1, whole genome shotgun sequence genomic window:
- the LOC139841835 gene encoding uncharacterized protein: protein MPTETTLFRLLYGKVHHLPAFWSLKTSNLDLKEVGRLRLSQLNELEELRLDAYENSLISKERTKKWSDSRLKDPKEFMEGDRVLLFNSRFRLFFRKLKSKWSRRFIVRKVYSHGAVDLVNSKGE from the coding sequence aTGCCAACCGAAACCACTCTTTTTCGATTACTTTATGGTAAAGTGCATCATCTGCCGGCTTTTTGGTCTCTTAAaacgagcaatcttgatcttaaggaggtGGGACGTCTTCGTTTGAGCCAATTAAACGAGTTAGAAGAGTTAAGGCTCGATgcttatgaaaattcgttgattagTAAGGAAAGGACAAAGAAGTGGAGCGATAGTCGTTTAAAAGATCCTAAAGAATTTATGGAaggggatcgtgtgcttcttttcaattcacgtttCCGTTTGTTTTTCAGAAAGTTAAAATCTAAATGGTCGCGACGGTTTATTGTTCGTAAGGTTTATTCCCATGGGGCGGTTGATTTGGTTAATTCAAAAGGGGAATAG